In a genomic window of Brassica rapa cultivar Chiifu-401-42 chromosome A10, CAAS_Brap_v3.01, whole genome shotgun sequence:
- the LOC103847720 gene encoding IAA-amino acid hydrolase ILR1-like 6 encodes MDGLQKLNLLFISLAITIVSLNIATDLPFIQVKFPNNNILLRTTPVKNQSSSIPSRVGSDECRLWTQVCSDEILRLAHEPENVAWLKRVRRTIHENPELAFEEYETSRLVRTELDRLGIRYKYPLAKTGIRAWIGSGGPPFVAVRADMDALPIQEAVEWKHKSKVAGKMHACGHDAHVTMLLGAAQILKCREHLLKGTVILLFQPAEEAGNGAKKMIEDGALDDVEAIFAVHVSHEHPTGVIGSRSGPLLAGCGFFRAIITSEESGSSADLIIAASSAVISLQGIVSREASPLDAQVVSVTSFDGGHSLDAVPDTVVLGGTFRAFSNSSFYYLMKRIREVLVEQVGVFGCKATLNFFEEQNAIYPPTTNDDGMYTHLKKVTVDLLGENNFAVAPQVMGAEDFAFYSEVIPAAFYFIGIRNEELGSVHIGHSPHFMIDEDSLPVGAAVHAAVAERYLNDIRS; translated from the exons ATGGACGGTCTCCAAAAACTCAACCTTCTTTTCATCTCTTTAGCCATAACAATCGTCTCTCTCAACATCGCCACCGATTTACCTTTCATCCAAGTCAAATTTCCAAACAACAATATATTACTACGGACAACGCCGGTTAAAAACCAGTCGTCCAGTATACCAAGTCGGGTCGGATCAGATGAGTGTCGGCTATGGACCCAAGTCTGTTCCGATGAAATTCTCCGGCTAGCTCACGAACCGGAGAACGTGGCGTGGCTCAAACGCGTGAGGAGAACAATTCATGAAAACCCGGAGCTTGCGTTTGAGGAGTATGAGACGAGTAGGCTCGTTCGGACCGAGCTGGATCGTTTGGGTATTCGGTACAAGTATCCGCTAGCTAAAACGGGTATTCGGGCTTGGATCGGATCCGGTGGCCCCCCTTTTGTTGCTGTTCGAGCTGATATGGATGCCCTTCCTATTCAG GAAGCAGTTGAATGGAAACACAAAAGCAAAGTTGCAGGCAAAATGCACGCTTGTGGTCATGATGCACATGTCACTATGCTTCTTGGTGCTGCTCAGATTCTTAAGTGTCGTGAACATCTTCTGAAG GGAACAGTGATTCTACTATTCCAACCAGCAGAAGAAGCTGGAAACGGTGCCAAGAAGATGATTGAAGACGGAGCCTTGGATGACGTGGAGGCTATCTTTGCAGTCCATGTTTCCCACGAGCATCCAACGGGTGTCATTGGATCTAGGAGTGGTCCTCTGCTCGCGGGATGTGGATTTTTCCGGGCAATCATTACTTCGGAAGAGTCCGGAAGCTCTGCTGATCTTATTATTGCAGCTTCTTCAGCCGTCATAAGCCTTCAAGGCATTGTATCACGTGAAGCTAGTCCTCTTGATGCTCAG GTTGTGTCGGTGACTTCGTTTGATGGCGGTCACAGTCTCGATGCAGTGCCGGATACGGTGGTTCTTGGGGGCACTTTCAGAGCTTTTTCCAACTCAAGCTTCTACTACCTTATGAAGCGTATTCGAGAG GTACTAGTGGAACAGGTAGGGGTTTTCGGTTGCAAAGCGACACTGAATTTCTTTGAGGAGCAGAACGCAATCTACCCGCCAACCACAAACGACGACGGAATGTACACACACTTGAAAAAAGTCACCGTTGATTTGTTGGGAGAAAACAACTTCGCGGTGGCTCCACAAGTTATGGGAGCGGAAGATTTTGCATTCTACTCGGAGGTCATCCCGGCCGCATTCTACTTCATTGGCATAAGAAATGAGGAACTTGGATCAGTCCACATTGGTCATTCACCGCATTTTATGATCGATGAAGATAGTTTACCGGTTGGAGCCGCTGTTCACGCCGCTGTGGCTGAGAGATACTTAAATGATATACGTTCATAA
- the LOC103847719 gene encoding probable delta-aminolevulinic acid dehydratase 2, chloroplastic, with protein sequence MTSSMFRSPCKIPTMKAFEQKSYLSLNAASYNVRINPFRRTEVSCQLQEIDSSMKWPVIAHEEVLVKSKPAEPVIHQPLHLSRRARRNRKSPTQRAAFQETNISPDNFIYPVFIHQGEVDIPIKTMPGRYMLGWRHGLIEEVAKARDVGVNSIMLYPKVPDTLKSPIGEEAFNDNGLVQRAVGLLKARFPDLVIYTDVNFDEYSSSGHGGIIGEDGVILNDETIHQLRKQAVSQARAGADVVCTSEMLDGRVGAVRAALDAKGFHHVSIMSYSVKYTSSLYGRFRKVQLDKKTYQINPANSREALVEAREDEAEGADILMVKPALPSLDIIRLLKDQTLLPIGACQVSGEYSMIKAAGLLKMIDEEKVMMESLICLRRAGADLILTYFALQAATILCHENKRNYFN encoded by the exons ATGACGTCGTCTATGTTTAGATCTCCTTGCAAAATTCCGACAATGAAAGCGTTTGAACAGAAGAGCTACTTGAGCCTGAACGCAGCATCGTATAACGTGAGAATCAATCCTTTCCGACGAACAGAAGTTTCTTGTCAACTGCAAGAGATCGACTCCTCCATGAAATGGCCCGTAATTGCTCACGAGGAGGTTCTGGTAAAGAGTAAACCAGCCGAGCCTGTGATTCATCAGCCTCTT CACCTAAGCAGACGTGCACGTCGTAACCGAAAGTCCCCTACTCAGAGAGCTGCCTTTCAAGAAACTAATATCTCTCCTGATAATTTCATATACCCGGTCTTCATTCATCAAG GTGAGGTAGACATTCCGATAAAAACGATGCCCGGACGTTACATGCTTGGCTGGAGACACGGCCTCATTGAAGAA GTTGCAAAGGCAAGAGATGTTGGTGTGAATAGCATAATGTTGTATCCAAAAGTTCCTGATACGTTAAAG TCTCCAATAGGAGAAGAGGCTTTCAACGACAATGGTCTAGTGCAACGAGCAGTTGGTCTTCTTAAAGCTAGATTCCCTGATCTC GTTATTTACACTGATGTCAATTTTGACGAGTACTCTTCTAGTGGCCATGGTGGGATCATAGGAGAAGATG GTGTGATATTGAACGATGAAACGATTCACCAACTGCGCAAACAAGCAGTTTCTCAGGCTCGAGCTGGAGCAGATGTTGTTTGTACCAGTGAGATGTTAGATGGTCGTGTTGGTGCGGTTCGTGCAGCTCTGGACGCTAAGGGTTTTCACCATGTTTCCATCATGTCTTACTCTGTCAA GTATACAAGTTCATTGTATGGCCGTTTTCGCAAAGTGCAATTGGACAAGAAAAC TTATCAGATAAACCCAGCAAATTCAAGAGAGGCATTGGTGGAAGCACGGGAAGATGAAGCTGAAGGAGCAGATATCCTAATGGTGAAGCCAGCGCTTCCTTCTCTCGATATCATACGTTTATTGAAGGATCAAACTCTGTTACCCATTGGAGCTTGCCAGGTTTCTGGTGAGTACTCAATGATAAAAGCCGCAGGACTTCTAAAAATGATCGATGAGGAAAAAGTTATGATGGAGTCATTGATCTGCTTACGCCGAGCTGGTGCCGATCTCATTCTTACTTACTTCGCCCTTCAAGCTGCTACAATACTATGCCacgaaaataaaagaaattatttcAACTAG